From Methylococcus capsulatus:
CCGCCATTTCCGAAATGGCGCATTACGCGGAATACGATTATTTGATCGTCAACGACGACTTCAACCTCGCCCTGAACCAACTCCGCGCCATCGTCCAGACTCAGCGTCTCACCGTCCAACGCCAGGCGCCGCGGCTGGAACGCCTGATCGCCAGCCTGTTGGGCTGATCACTCTTTGACGGGTCGCTTTTCCAGCTTGCGCTGTAACGTGCGGCGGTGCATCCCCAGGGCACGTGCTGCTGCCGAAATATTGCCATCGTGCTCGACCAGGATCTTCTGCAAATGCTCCCATTCGAGCCGTTTGACCGAAAGCGGTTTTTCCTTGATTTCGACCGAGGCATCGCCCTCGTCCTTGTGCAGGGCTGCCAGGATCTCGTCCGTGTCAGCCGGCTTGGTGAGATAGTGGGTAGCCCCCAGCTTGATGGCTTCGACGGCCGTCGCGATGCTGGCAAATCCCGTCAGGACGACGATACGGGTATTGGAATCCAATTCGTGTAGACGCTTGACCAGGGTCAGCCCCGACTCATGACCGATCCGTAGATCGATGACGGCGTATTCCGGCTCGATTCGCGCGGCCAGATCGAGGCCCGTTTCCACGTCGTTGGCGACATGCACGGTGTAATTGCGCCGCTCCAAGGCCTGTCGCAGCACCTCGCAATAGGTGGGATCGTCGTCCACCAGGAGCAGATGGGGGCTCTCGTTCTTCTCTTCGTGCGTGCTCATGTCGATGATGGCATCAGGGGTAGAACAATGCGGGTTCGGGTGCCGCCTTGCATCCGGGCAGACATGCTGATGACGCCCCCCAGGCGTTCGATGGTAGAGAAGGCCAAGAACAGGCCGACACCCAGGCCGTGATCCTTGGTCGTGACAGGTGACTTGCCGAGCTGCTGACTGAGTTCGGGCGCCACTCCGGGCCCATGGTCTATGACGTCCAGTGTCACGCGTTCCGCGGTCCAGCGCGCCTCGACTTGGATGCCTTCAGGAGACACGTCCGCAGCGTTGTTGATGATGTTGACCAACGCATGGGTCAGACTGCGCTCGGCAATGATCGATGGGATCGGCCGGGTGCCGTTGCGGTAATAGTCGAGTGGCGTCGGGAGGCTTTGCTGCTTCCAGTCGTCGATGACGGCATCGAGATAGTCGGGCAACGGCATGACGTGACCGCTCTCTGCCCGCCCTTCGCCCGCGGAAGCAGACATCACGGCAAGAGCGTTCTTACAGCGCTTGACCTGCTCGCGGAGTATCTGCATCTTCCCCTGGAGATCGTCGCGCTGCTCAGCCTCGAACTCCTGCTCCAGCTCGCTGATCAGGATGGCCATGGTACCCAACGGCGTCCCCATCTCGTGGGCGGCGCCGGCAGCGAGTGTTCCTAGTGCGATGACGCGCTCATTTCTCAAGCTCTGTTCCCGGACCTCGGCGAGCTTGCGCTCCCGTTCCCGCAGATTTTCCGCCATTTCCGCGACGAAATAAGCCACCAAAGCCGCGCTGAAGACGAACCCGAACCACATGCCGAACGCGTGGAGCTGCACATGGTGCTCCTCGATGACCGCATGCAGATGGGCATGCTGGGGATCGATCATGAACGCATGAGCCGGAAGGGGAGGCGTCAACGTTTCAGGATTGAGCGCCGGGAGCGGCTGGTAATAACCGATCAGGATCGTATAGCAGCCGGAGGCGAGGATGACAAGATGCCAGGTGAATGCGCGTGACAGCACTGTCGCGGCGATGATGAGAGGAAGCAGGAAAAACCAGGCGATGGGATTGTTGGCCCCGCCGGTGAAATAAAGGATCAGAGCGATGGCGAAGACGTCTTCCGTGAGCTGTATGAACAGGTCGATCTGCGTGGTCGGTTCCGTATCCGACAGCTTGAGCCAGGTCCACCAGTTGAATATCGACTGGATCGTCACGATCCCCCATAGCGGCGCCTGGCGCAAAGGAATTTCGAGACCATAGACACTGAACAGGATCATGAAGGC
This genomic window contains:
- a CDS encoding response regulator transcription factor produces the protein MSTHEEKNESPHLLLVDDDPTYCEVLRQALERRNYTVHVANDVETGLDLAARIEPEYAVIDLRIGHESGLTLVKRLHELDSNTRIVVLTGFASIATAVEAIKLGATHYLTKPADTDEILAALHKDEGDASVEIKEKPLSVKRLEWEHLQKILVEHDGNISAAARALGMHRRTLQRKLEKRPVKE
- a CDS encoding ATP-binding protein produces the protein MNIPIPSDSDNTNRKNLQWLFVLRNLMIGAQAFMILFSVYGLEIPLRQAPLWGIVTIQSIFNWWTWLKLSDTEPTTQIDLFIQLTEDVFAIALILYFTGGANNPIAWFFLLPLIIAATVLSRAFTWHLVILASGCYTILIGYYQPLPALNPETLTPPLPAHAFMIDPQHAHLHAVIEEHHVQLHAFGMWFGFVFSAALVAYFVAEMAENLRERERKLAEVREQSLRNERVIALGTLAAGAAHEMGTPLGTMAILISELEQEFEAEQRDDLQGKMQILREQVKRCKNALAVMSASAGEGRAESGHVMPLPDYLDAVIDDWKQQSLPTPLDYYRNGTRPIPSIIAERSLTHALVNIINNAADVSPEGIQVEARWTAERVTLDVIDHGPGVAPELSQQLGKSPVTTKDHGLGVGLFLAFSTIERLGGVISMSARMQGGTRTRIVLPLMPSST